Proteins encoded by one window of Fischerella sp. PCC 9605:
- a CDS encoding acyltransferase family protein — translation MTDKTIIEPTPYKNTKNSSKFLRYIHNFRGFAILTIVATHIIPTLEWGDERVEKITSILIGNGTVYFIFIAGFLFQFLSSKYEYKKYLSKKLQYVILPYLLISIPAIIFCIARKIYIPPDWFSARFSDWSIPGQIIMYLLTGAHLPPFWFIPMITIFYIISPILLWVDRHPQAYRILPMLLTITAVVPRPYQNDNVMQSFVHFLSVYMIGMFCSHYRDKLFLIVQKKYFWLLIGFVILTALEIAIVPRPIAINSLSKLILCVLIIYVLWLIESRLPKKFHEIMGFLAELSFGIYFLHDYFIIAYSGAANKFGFDPFWTQANPLTFSLIFFTAVGASIVSILIVKRIFGKNSRFVIGS, via the coding sequence ATGACAGATAAAACTATAATTGAACCAACTCCATATAAAAATACTAAAAATTCATCAAAATTTTTAAGATATATACATAATTTTCGGGGGTTTGCAATTCTCACAATTGTGGCTACTCATATCATTCCTACTCTAGAATGGGGTGATGAAAGAGTAGAAAAAATAACTTCTATTTTGATTGGCAATGGAACTGTATATTTTATCTTCATAGCAGGATTTTTATTCCAGTTTTTATCTTCCAAATATGAATACAAAAAATACTTGAGTAAAAAACTGCAATACGTTATTCTGCCTTATCTATTAATATCAATACCAGCAATTATATTTTGCATTGCTAGGAAAATATATATTCCACCAGATTGGTTTAGTGCTCGTTTTTCAGATTGGTCAATTCCTGGTCAAATCATCATGTACTTACTGACCGGAGCACATTTACCACCCTTCTGGTTCATTCCCATGATTACCATTTTTTATATTATCTCGCCCATATTGCTATGGGTGGATAGGCATCCCCAAGCCTATCGCATACTCCCCATGTTACTGACGATCACCGCAGTTGTACCTAGACCCTATCAGAATGATAATGTTATGCAGTCATTTGTCCATTTCCTATCTGTCTATATGATAGGTATGTTTTGTTCGCACTATAGAGACAAGCTGTTTTTGATTGTGCAGAAAAAATATTTCTGGCTGCTGATAGGCTTCGTTATCTTAACTGCTTTAGAAATTGCGATCGTACCAAGACCGATTGCGATTAATTCACTGAGTAAACTAATTCTGTGTGTACTAATCATCTACGTTTTATGGCTCATTGAATCACGCCTACCAAAAAAATTTCATGAGATCATGGGTTTCCTAGCTGAATTGAGTTTCGGAATCTATTTTCTCCACGACTACTTCATAATTGCCTACTCTGGGGCAGCTAATAAGTTTGGATTCGATCCATTTTGGACTCAAGCTAATCCATTAACTTTTTCGCTAATTTTCTTCACTGCGGTAGGAGCAAGCATCGTTTCAATCTTGATCGTGAAGAGAATTTTTGGGAAAAATAGCCGATTTGTTATTGGCTCTTAA
- a CDS encoding lysophospholipid acyltransferase family protein → MPTYTYKQQPLKTKSGWSLEKRDPQFIKFVMPIWEWLYKYYFRVQTSGWEHIPANKKVLFVGSHNGGFAAPDMHMMMYDWFRRFGVEQLVYGLMHPTIWQACPPLAEAAMKVGAIVAHPKMAIAALRSGASVLVYPGGVEDVFRPHCLRNKIYFAERQGFIKLALREHVPIVPVISSGAHDTLIVLAECYGIVQQLHQWGMPWLFGIDPEVFPIYLGLPWGIAFGPLPNIPLPVPVYTRVCPPIVFEWYGREAARDRDYVNACYELVRTQMQKELDNLVKLRMQSQN, encoded by the coding sequence ATGCCAACATACACCTATAAACAACAGCCACTAAAAACAAAATCAGGATGGTCTCTGGAAAAACGAGATCCACAATTTATCAAATTTGTGATGCCTATTTGGGAGTGGTTGTATAAATATTATTTTCGAGTGCAGACAAGTGGTTGGGAGCATATCCCAGCCAACAAAAAAGTTTTATTTGTTGGTTCGCACAATGGGGGATTTGCTGCTCCTGATATGCATATGATGATGTACGACTGGTTCCGACGATTTGGTGTGGAACAGCTAGTCTACGGCTTGATGCATCCTACAATTTGGCAGGCGTGTCCGCCATTAGCAGAAGCAGCCATGAAAGTAGGAGCCATCGTTGCACATCCAAAAATGGCGATCGCCGCTTTGCGTTCTGGAGCCAGTGTACTCGTCTATCCTGGTGGCGTGGAAGATGTATTTCGACCTCATTGTCTGCGTAACAAAATTTACTTTGCTGAACGCCAGGGTTTTATTAAGCTGGCATTACGAGAACATGTGCCGATAGTGCCTGTCATTTCCAGTGGCGCTCACGATACGTTGATTGTGCTGGCTGAGTGCTACGGAATTGTGCAGCAACTCCATCAATGGGGGATGCCTTGGCTATTTGGTATCGATCCAGAAGTATTCCCCATTTACTTAGGACTACCTTGGGGAATTGCATTCGGCCCTTTGCCTAACATTCCTTTGCCAGTGCCTGTTTATACACGAGTTTGTCCGCCAATAGTGTTTGAATGGTATGGTCGAGAAGCAGCGCGCGATCGCGATTATGTCAATGCTTGTTATGAGCTTGTCCGCACTCAGATGCAGAAAGAGTTGGATAATTTAGTCAAACTGAGGATGCAAAGCCAGAATTGA
- a CDS encoding DMT family transporter — protein sequence MVSSSLVYHASNSKPPQSNAHTQERYPKALAIAAIITSVILWASAFPAIRVALGAYTPVEVALLRYLIASTILAVYAAVNRMPMPRLQDLPLIALCGFVGFALYNFMLNAGQLTVSAGAASFIISSEVGIIALLAKLVFGEHLSRVGWIGVALCIAGVGVISLNTGSTFQLSWGVVLVFIATLSISFYSVLQKPLLQRYNAIQFTTYAIWAGTLFLFFFAPSAVLSVTHAPIAPTLAIAYMGLFPGVVAYIAWSYVLSKIPTSQAGSYLALIPVAALLISWLWLNEVPTTVSLFGGTIVLCGVLLVNRRTTQSAT from the coding sequence ATGGTGTCATCTTCATTGGTCTACCATGCTAGCAATTCCAAGCCGCCTCAATCAAATGCCCATACACAAGAACGCTATCCCAAAGCACTGGCGATCGCTGCGATTATTACTAGCGTTATTCTATGGGCATCGGCATTCCCTGCTATTCGAGTTGCGCTGGGTGCATATACTCCTGTGGAAGTCGCTCTTCTGCGATACCTGATTGCATCTACTATCCTAGCTGTTTACGCCGCAGTTAATCGCATGCCAATGCCAAGATTGCAAGACTTGCCACTGATTGCCCTATGTGGTTTTGTCGGTTTTGCTCTTTACAATTTCATGTTGAATGCAGGTCAACTGACCGTCTCGGCAGGCGCAGCAAGCTTTATCATCTCATCAGAAGTAGGCATTATTGCACTATTAGCAAAGCTAGTATTTGGCGAACACCTTAGCAGAGTAGGCTGGATTGGTGTTGCGCTATGCATTGCGGGTGTTGGTGTGATTTCGCTCAATACAGGCAGCACATTTCAACTCTCATGGGGAGTAGTGCTAGTTTTCATTGCTACATTATCGATTAGCTTCTACTCAGTGCTGCAAAAGCCATTATTACAAAGATACAATGCAATTCAGTTTACAACTTATGCAATTTGGGCAGGAACATTATTTCTGTTTTTCTTTGCACCTAGTGCAGTTTTGTCAGTTACTCATGCACCTATTGCCCCTACGCTGGCGATCGCGTATATGGGGTTGTTTCCAGGTGTAGTTGCATACATAGCATGGTCTTACGTTCTGTCAAAAATTCCGACTTCACAAGCAGGTAGTTACCTTGCACTGATTCCAGTAGCAGCATTGTTGATTTCATGGCTATGGCTGAACGAAGTGCCTACAACAGTCTCCCTGTTTGGTGGTACTATCGTCTTGTGTGGTGTACTGCTTGTCAATCGACGTACTACGCAGTCAGCAACCTAA
- a CDS encoding murein hydrolase activator EnvC family protein has product MRALFVEKKSILNLAFWMIVCIWLMFLPALPADAAPTATPDAIKSLRQQQQQIDKLHQNVKQERDRLTNLQQAAQERLNGLQQNLKTTDTQIKDSELRLKLATERLQQLQADLAAAEVSYQERQAATIARLRFLQRSPVNQGWAVLLQSQNLSDFISHRRYLKLVYQADQQILVKLTTQANQINIQRIEVEQQKNEIALIRQQLLAQKANYQTQTDFQQELIVRLNSDRLALEAAQTQLEKDSQTIATLIQKKVAEARAREAAAKTNSRNSIIVRGTGMLAYPTDAPTSSPFGWRMHPVLGYRRFHAGQDFAASYGSTIRAADSGTVIFAGWYGGYGRAVIIDHGDGITTLYGHSSELYVSEGQTVKRGQAIAAVGSTGLSTGPHLHFEVRKNGTPVDPMNYF; this is encoded by the coding sequence ATGAGAGCGCTATTTGTAGAAAAAAAGAGTATTTTAAATCTTGCATTTTGGATGATTGTGTGCATATGGTTGATGTTTCTGCCAGCATTACCAGCTGATGCAGCGCCGACAGCAACACCCGATGCAATTAAAAGTTTGCGACAGCAGCAGCAACAAATTGACAAACTGCATCAGAATGTCAAACAAGAACGCGATCGCCTCACCAATTTGCAACAAGCAGCGCAAGAACGACTCAACGGTTTGCAGCAAAACTTAAAAACCACTGACACTCAAATTAAAGACAGCGAGTTACGCCTAAAGCTAGCAACAGAACGCTTGCAACAGCTACAAGCCGATTTAGCAGCAGCAGAAGTTTCTTATCAAGAACGACAAGCAGCAACAATTGCCCGCCTGCGCTTTCTACAACGCTCTCCAGTGAATCAGGGATGGGCAGTTTTGCTACAAAGTCAAAATCTGAGTGACTTTATCAGCCACCGTCGTTATCTGAAGTTAGTTTATCAGGCAGACCAGCAAATCTTAGTCAAACTGACAACACAAGCAAATCAGATCAATATACAAAGAATAGAAGTAGAACAACAAAAGAATGAAATAGCCTTGATTAGGCAGCAATTACTGGCACAAAAAGCCAATTATCAAACGCAAACAGACTTTCAACAGGAATTAATTGTGCGCCTCAATAGCGATCGCCTCGCATTAGAAGCAGCACAAACTCAATTAGAGAAAGATTCCCAGACAATCGCAACTTTAATTCAAAAAAAAGTTGCCGAAGCCAGGGCTAGAGAAGCAGCAGCTAAGACAAACAGCCGCAACAGTATAATTGTTCGCGGTACAGGTATGCTAGCGTATCCTACCGATGCACCTACCAGCAGTCCCTTTGGTTGGCGAATGCATCCTGTTTTAGGTTATCGCCGTTTTCACGCCGGTCAAGATTTTGCCGCCAGTTACGGCAGTACAATTCGAGCAGCAGACTCCGGAACAGTCATTTTTGCTGGCTGGTATGGCGGTTATGGTAGAGCAGTAATTATCGATCACGGCGATGGCATTACTACCCTCTACGGACATAGCAGTGAATTGTATGTTTCTGAAGGACAAACGGTAAAGCGCGGACAAGCGATCGCCGCAGTTGGTTCCACAGGTTTATCTACTGGCCCCCATCTCCATTTTGAAGTGCGGAAAAATGGTACACCAGTAGACCCGATGAATTATTTTTAA
- the thrS gene encoding threonine--tRNA ligase: MFDHRELAKVMDLFHFEEHSPGMMFWHPIGLQFFRVIEDFMRQVYQAYGFEEVRSPVALNRSLWERSGHWQKFRKNMFVVGIPDADAEPDYALKPMSCPAHIAIYKSHKRSYREIPMRLLEFGIVHRNEPSGTLSGCMRLRQFVQDDAHIFCREADIRDEISNFLRMVKQVYAAFGYNNFSIRIALRPEQRLGSDELWDRAESALIEAVQALDYAYELAPGEGSFYSPKIEVSLQDHLGRSWQCGTIQVDFNFPQLFDLSFVNEKGDLEQLVMLHQAVLGSLERWIGILLENHGGVLPLWVAPVQIAVASVSKKSADWAEVIFKRLKQIGARVELHVSDRTIAKKIRELSVRKIPLIAVVGEKEAMNQSLNLRRLGIAGQQEIQLPELETELLNLR, encoded by the coding sequence ATGTTCGATCATCGAGAACTAGCAAAAGTGATGGATTTATTTCATTTTGAGGAGCATAGTCCGGGAATGATGTTTTGGCATCCCATCGGACTTCAGTTTTTCCGAGTTATCGAAGACTTTATGCGACAAGTTTACCAAGCTTACGGCTTTGAGGAAGTGCGATCGCCTGTAGCATTGAATCGATCGCTTTGGGAACGTTCAGGACACTGGCAAAAGTTCCGTAAGAACATGTTTGTTGTGGGTATTCCGGATGCTGATGCAGAACCTGACTATGCGTTAAAACCAATGTCATGCCCAGCACACATTGCCATCTACAAATCTCACAAACGGAGTTATCGGGAAATACCGATGCGATTGCTGGAATTTGGCATTGTCCATCGTAACGAACCTTCCGGTACGCTATCTGGCTGTATGCGTCTGCGTCAGTTTGTGCAGGACGATGCCCATATTTTTTGCCGGGAAGCCGATATCCGAGATGAGATTAGCAATTTTCTCAGGATGGTCAAGCAGGTTTATGCAGCCTTTGGATATAATAACTTTTCAATTCGGATTGCTCTACGACCAGAGCAACGTCTTGGATCGGATGAGTTATGGGATCGGGCTGAGTCTGCCTTGATTGAGGCAGTTCAAGCACTGGATTACGCCTATGAATTAGCGCCTGGTGAAGGATCTTTCTACAGTCCCAAGATTGAAGTTAGCTTGCAAGATCACTTAGGGCGATCGTGGCAGTGTGGCACGATTCAGGTTGATTTCAACTTTCCTCAACTTTTTGATTTATCCTTCGTCAATGAGAAAGGCGATTTAGAGCAGCTGGTGATGCTGCACCAAGCGGTTCTAGGTTCTTTGGAACGCTGGATTGGCATTTTGTTGGAAAATCACGGTGGGGTTTTACCGCTTTGGGTTGCTCCTGTGCAAATTGCCGTGGCTTCGGTTTCTAAAAAATCGGCAGATTGGGCGGAAGTGATTTTCAAAAGGCTGAAACAGATAGGGGCAAGAGTAGAATTGCATGTGAGCGATCGCACGATTGCCAAAAAGATTCGAGAACTGTCTGTACGCAAGATACCGCTGATCGCTGTTGTGGGTGAAAAAGAAGCGATGAATCAATCTCTCAACTTGCGTCGTCTCGGAATTGCTGGACAACAGGAAATTCAGCTTCCTGAGTTAGAAACAGAATTATTAAATCTAAGATAA
- a CDS encoding helix-turn-helix domain-containing protein: MQIERVIRIDAPGIGAKIKEARERDPRSVEELAKAANMTRANWYRIEREENDVLPEPTLRKIEEVLGVDLGVRFDD; encoded by the coding sequence GTGCAGATAGAACGGGTTATAAGGATAGATGCCCCTGGCATCGGAGCAAAAATTAAAGAAGCCAGAGAGCGAGATCCACGGTCGGTAGAAGAGTTAGCAAAAGCCGCCAATATGACTCGTGCTAATTGGTATCGAATAGAACGTGAAGAAAATGATGTTTTACCAGAACCGACGCTTCGCAAAATAGAAGAAGTTTTGGGCGTGGATCTAGGGGTGCGGTTTGATGATTAA
- the trmFO gene encoding FADH(2)-oxidizing methylenetetrahydrofolate--tRNA-(uracil(54)-C(5))-methyltransferase TrmFO: MEKQPIVVIGGGLAGTEAAWQIAQAGVPVILYEMRPHRFSPAHHTEHLAELVCSNSFGAMASDRAAGLLHEELRQLGSIVIAKADEHQVPAGGALAVDRGQFSQDLTQTLSQHPLIELRRDEIRSIPEGIVVLATGPLTSPDLAEDLRRFTGMEYLSFFDAASPIVVGETINHDIAFLASRYDKGEAAYLNCPMNKEQYLRFWQELCAAEQTELKDFERETAKFFEACLPIEELARRGEDTMRYGPLKPVGLNPPSVPPTSGGNVRGGGERPYAVVQLRQEDKAGQLWNMVGFQTNLRWGEQKRVFQMIPGLENAEFVRLGVMHRNTFINAPQLMLPTLQFKNRQTLLGAGQLIGTEGYTAASAGGWLAGTNAARLALGKEPLNLPTTTMMGALFEFISSASPKHFQPMPPNFGILPELGEKIKNKQERYGRYRDRALADLKKFIIDRC; encoded by the coding sequence ATGGAAAAACAACCGATCGTAGTTATTGGAGGTGGACTGGCTGGAACAGAAGCAGCTTGGCAAATTGCCCAGGCGGGAGTACCCGTAATTCTCTATGAAATGCGTCCCCATCGCTTCAGTCCCGCCCATCATACAGAACATTTAGCAGAATTGGTGTGCAGTAATTCTTTTGGTGCAATGGCTAGCGATCGCGCTGCTGGTTTGTTACATGAAGAATTGCGTCAACTCGGTTCGATTGTGATTGCTAAAGCGGATGAACATCAAGTCCCCGCCGGGGGGGCGCTAGCTGTTGATAGGGGACAATTTAGCCAAGATTTAACACAAACCCTCTCTCAACATCCTTTAATCGAACTGCGTCGGGATGAAATACGTAGTATACCGGAAGGAATTGTAGTTTTAGCAACTGGCCCGCTTACCAGTCCCGATTTAGCAGAAGATTTGCGTCGCTTCACCGGGATGGAATATCTCAGCTTTTTCGATGCCGCTAGCCCTATTGTTGTTGGAGAAACGATTAACCACGACATTGCTTTTCTTGCCTCTCGCTACGACAAAGGCGAAGCCGCTTATCTCAACTGTCCGATGAATAAAGAGCAGTACCTGCGGTTTTGGCAAGAACTTTGTGCAGCTGAACAAACAGAATTGAAGGATTTTGAGCGGGAAACAGCAAAATTTTTTGAAGCTTGTCTGCCTATTGAAGAACTAGCACGGCGAGGAGAAGATACAATGCGCTACGGCCCGCTCAAACCAGTAGGATTGAACCCCCCCTCTGTCCCCCCCACAAGCGGGGGGAATGTAAGGGGGGGTGGTGAACGTCCTTACGCCGTGGTGCAGCTGCGACAAGAAGACAAAGCAGGTCAACTTTGGAACATGGTAGGATTCCAAACTAACCTGCGCTGGGGCGAGCAAAAGCGCGTATTCCAAATGATACCCGGTTTGGAAAATGCCGAGTTTGTACGGTTAGGGGTGATGCACCGCAATACCTTTATTAATGCACCGCAGTTGATGCTACCTACCTTGCAATTTAAAAATCGTCAGACATTGTTAGGTGCTGGGCAGTTGATTGGTACTGAAGGCTACACTGCTGCTTCTGCGGGTGGATGGCTGGCTGGCACAAATGCCGCACGGCTGGCTTTGGGTAAAGAACCGTTAAATCTACCGACAACAACGATGATGGGGGCGCTGTTTGAGTTTATCAGTTCGGCTTCACCCAAGCATTTTCAACCCATGCCACCCAACTTTGGAATTTTGCCCGAACTAGGAGAGAAAATCAAAAACAAGCAGGAACGATACGGACGCTATCGCGATCGCGCTTTAGCTGACCTCAAGAAATTTATCATTGATCGTTGTTGA
- a CDS encoding glutathione S-transferase family protein: MLKFYYNPRSPMALRVWRTLLEKNVSFELFLMKLDGDQLQSNFLEINPFHHIPVIIDDGFRVLESLAILDYLEIKYPHPALLPREAQALAKVRMVQMVSTNELLPKAISLIFASDDSPKFIQAKQHVEKVLQFLMTTLGNSSYFGGEQLTLADISVGTDISLLPKLGINLSNYPKLNDWFERLMQRPAWQKTELSAEEFEQFRRVLMKLHQREMNRVNHAK, from the coding sequence ATGCTCAAGTTTTACTACAATCCCCGTTCTCCAATGGCGCTTCGCGTATGGCGAACTTTACTAGAAAAGAATGTCTCATTTGAGCTTTTTTTGATGAAATTGGATGGCGATCAATTACAATCTAATTTTTTAGAAATTAATCCATTTCATCACATTCCAGTAATCATTGATGATGGTTTTAGGGTGTTAGAATCACTAGCAATTTTGGATTATTTAGAAATAAAATATCCTCATCCTGCACTGTTACCGAGAGAAGCTCAAGCACTAGCAAAAGTAAGAATGGTGCAAATGGTATCCACAAATGAACTACTGCCAAAAGCAATTTCTCTCATTTTTGCAAGTGACGATTCACCAAAATTTATACAAGCAAAGCAGCATGTAGAGAAAGTACTCCAATTTTTAATGACAACTTTGGGCAATAGCTCTTATTTTGGAGGTGAGCAGTTAACTTTAGCAGATATTAGCGTTGGCACAGATATATCTTTATTACCTAAATTGGGAATTAACTTGAGTAATTATCCCAAATTAAATGATTGGTTTGAGCGATTGATGCAACGTCCTGCATGGCAAAAGACGGAATTGAGTGCAGAAGAATTTGAGCAATTCCGGCGGGTTTTGATGAAGCTGCATCAACGCGAGATGAACCGAGTAAATCATGCAAAGTAA
- a CDS encoding glutathione S-transferase family protein — MNKTIETQTKPFRLITIPVSHYCEKARWALTKLKFTYVEQPHTLPFHLLATGRVGGKTTPVLITETGVFIDSTDILRYLDSIAPDNAKLYPTDPDQHREVEELEDLFNSQLGPATRRWGYFQVMNSYKIMQSRWCQGVPFFERALFPIVFPVTRSLAKRKLNINPESAEQAYEKIKSIFEQVNELLADGRIYLVGDSFSAADLTFAALAAPVVQPPQHPMQRVSYKELPPNLVSEINAFRETAAGKFVLRLYRDRNS; from the coding sequence ATGAATAAAACAATTGAAACTCAGACAAAACCTTTTCGTCTGATTACTATTCCTGTTAGTCATTATTGCGAAAAAGCAAGATGGGCGCTTACCAAATTGAAATTTACTTACGTTGAACAACCACATACGCTACCATTTCATCTATTAGCAACGGGTCGTGTCGGCGGAAAAACAACTCCTGTTTTAATAACAGAAACAGGAGTTTTTATTGATTCGACTGATATTTTAAGATACTTGGATTCAATCGCTCCTGACAACGCCAAGCTTTACCCTACAGATCCAGACCAACATCGAGAAGTAGAAGAACTAGAAGATTTATTTAACTCACAGCTTGGCCCTGCTACACGCCGTTGGGGTTATTTTCAGGTCATGAATAGCTACAAAATTATGCAAAGCAGATGGTGTCAGGGTGTTCCTTTTTTTGAACGAGCATTATTTCCAATAGTTTTTCCCGTCACTCGTTCACTTGCTAAGCGGAAACTAAATATAAATCCAGAATCTGCTGAACAAGCTTATGAAAAAATCAAGAGCATTTTTGAGCAAGTCAACGAATTGTTAGCTGATGGACGCATTTATTTAGTAGGAGATAGTTTTTCTGCTGCTGACCTCACTTTTGCAGCGCTTGCTGCTCCGGTTGTACAACCACCACAACACCCGATGCAGCGTGTCAGTTACAAGGAATTACCACCAAACCTAGTATCTGAAATTAATGCATTCAGGGAAACCGCTGCTGGTAAATTTGTGCTGCGTCTTTATCGCGATAGAAACAGTTAA
- a CDS encoding acyl-CoA thioesterase has product MLISQELQRPLEVELTIPVRTYDIDFVGIVSNIVYIRWLEDLRLKCLDEHFPLDKQIEQGYAPILAGTEIDYKRPIKLCDQVIGRLWLSSLGRLKWTVQAEFLCNHELAATATQKGAFVNLNNGRPIPIPEELQEKYLQHQQLTSNI; this is encoded by the coding sequence ATGCTAATATCCCAGGAACTGCAAAGACCATTAGAAGTGGAACTTACAATACCTGTACGAACATATGACATTGATTTTGTCGGAATAGTTAGCAATATTGTGTATATCAGGTGGTTGGAAGATTTACGTTTAAAGTGCTTGGATGAACACTTTCCACTTGATAAACAAATTGAGCAAGGGTATGCTCCCATACTTGCAGGAACCGAAATTGATTATAAACGCCCTATCAAGCTTTGCGACCAAGTCATAGGGCGATTGTGGCTAAGTAGTTTAGGGCGTCTCAAGTGGACTGTTCAAGCAGAATTTTTATGCAATCACGAACTGGCAGCAACAGCTACGCAGAAGGGTGCATTTGTTAATTTGAATAATGGTCGTCCGATTCCTATTCCAGAGGAATTGCAGGAGAAATATTTACAGCATCAACAGCTTACTTCAAACATTTAA
- a CDS encoding TetR/AcrR family transcriptional regulator, translating to MSKGEETKARIIQQAAELFNQQGYAGSSISDIMRVTGLQKGGIYNHFNSKDELALQAFDYAIACIRQLYRTALRNKRHAIERLQAIIDVFHKYIDNPPIKGGCPLLNTAVESDDAHPALRERTQQAMNSWRDMLCRIIQKGIEKGEIRPDVDADEVATIIISALEGAVMMSRLYRDFIHMERVTKHLNDYIESQLRI from the coding sequence ATGTCAAAAGGCGAAGAAACAAAAGCAAGAATTATCCAGCAAGCAGCCGAACTGTTTAATCAACAGGGGTATGCTGGCTCGTCTATTTCAGACATCATGCGAGTGACGGGATTGCAAAAAGGAGGGATATATAATCATTTCAACAGCAAAGATGAACTAGCGCTACAGGCTTTTGATTATGCGATCGCCTGCATTAGGCAACTATATCGAACTGCCTTGCGAAACAAGCGTCATGCAATTGAACGCTTGCAAGCAATTATTGATGTATTTCACAAATATATAGATAATCCACCTATCAAAGGAGGGTGTCCGCTGCTGAATACTGCGGTTGAGAGTGATGATGCTCACCCAGCATTGCGAGAACGTACCCAACAGGCAATGAATTCGTGGCGCGATATGCTTTGTCGAATCATTCAAAAAGGAATTGAAAAAGGAGAAATCCGTCCGGACGTTGATGCTGATGAAGTTGCAACCATAATTATTTCAGCACTAGAAGGGGCTGTAATGATGAGCAGACTATACAGAGATTTCATTCATATGGAAAGAGTAACTAAGCATTTAAATGATTACATAGAAAGTCAATTGCGGATATAA
- a CDS encoding M50 family metallopeptidase has translation MREHRKDFEPIFTKEAPLDRMGFTWLIVAAIATIVLWQLPAGDYILYPFSILATWFHEMGHGLMALLLGGNFQQLQIFPDGSGVATYSYSGGFLLGPLGRALVAAAGPMGPPIAGAALILASRNFNTTTWILKILGGFLMLSALIWVRSPFGLVAIPLLGFVILGVSLKAPRWVQEFGIQFLGVQACVSTYHQLNYLFSYGAGYLGLSDTAQIQQELFLPYWFWGALMAIASLVILVQSLRIAYRPT, from the coding sequence ATGAGGGAACATAGGAAAGATTTTGAACCCATATTCACCAAAGAAGCCCCACTTGATCGTATGGGGTTTACCTGGTTAATAGTAGCGGCGATCGCGACCATTGTATTATGGCAACTACCCGCAGGTGATTACATTTTGTACCCATTTAGCATTCTGGCTACTTGGTTTCATGAAATGGGTCACGGGTTGATGGCGCTGTTGTTAGGAGGAAATTTTCAGCAATTGCAGATTTTTCCTGATGGTTCTGGTGTAGCAACTTATAGTTACAGTGGTGGATTTTTATTGGGGCCGCTTGGTCGTGCTTTAGTAGCAGCAGCTGGGCCAATGGGGCCGCCTATAGCTGGTGCTGCTTTGATTTTAGCTTCACGCAACTTTAATACTACCACCTGGATTTTGAAAATTTTAGGTGGTTTTTTGATGCTTTCAGCGCTAATTTGGGTGCGATCGCCGTTTGGATTGGTAGCAATTCCCCTGTTAGGCTTTGTGATATTGGGTGTTAGTCTTAAAGCACCTCGTTGGGTACAGGAGTTTGGCATTCAATTCCTGGGCGTACAAGCCTGTGTAAGTACTTATCATCAACTCAATTATTTATTTAGCTATGGTGCTGGTTATCTGGGGCTATCTGATACTGCACAGATTCAGCAGGAATTGTTTTTACCTTACTGGTTCTGGGGAGCTTTGATGGCGATCGCATCTCTGGTTATTCTTGTGCAAAGTCTGCGCATCGCCTATCGTCCCACTTGA
- a CDS encoding FHA domain-containing protein has translation MITLTLLHPLQSIPAQSWTFADDEPVIRIGRAADNHVVLYSAVVSRLHIEIRRIDRGWEVVNLGANGTYVDGEAIVQILVTDGVILRLARSGPQIQIHLGVSTALLVTSRRCSATMVNGGAHADVSSLQRSSVVVSGEKDTEIGE, from the coding sequence GTGATTACACTTACCCTCCTGCACCCACTACAATCCATTCCAGCTCAAAGTTGGACTTTTGCAGACGACGAACCAGTCATTCGCATTGGACGAGCGGCGGATAACCATGTTGTTCTTTATAGTGCTGTGGTTTCCCGCCTTCACATCGAAATACGACGAATAGATCGTGGCTGGGAAGTTGTGAACTTAGGTGCAAATGGAACTTATGTAGATGGAGAAGCGATTGTGCAAATACTGGTTACAGATGGAGTCATTCTCCGCTTAGCTCGCTCTGGGCCACAAATTCAAATTCATCTCGGAGTATCGACTGCACTGCTAGTCACCTCGCGGCGTTGCTCAGCAACAATGGTAAATGGAGGAGCGCATGCAGATGTTTCCTCACTTCAGCGGAGTAGCGTAGTGGTAAGTGGGGAAAAAGACACAGAAATTGGAGAATGA